From the Hippocampus zosterae strain Florida chromosome 13, ASM2543408v3, whole genome shotgun sequence genome, the window ATCTCCTCGTCTTCTTCGTCCTGGGGCAACTGGAGGTAAGGATTGTTGGAGGCGGGCCGGAATTTGTAGCCCGTCATCACGAAGAAGACCAGAGTGGATACCTCCACCAGGAACTGAGGAAGGAGGATGAAGGCAAACGTTAAAAATACCACCATCGCAATTTCATTTGACCGCACTTTAATTTCAATGCTACCTCGTAGCACCACTGCCACTGGAAGGGCATGGTGACCTTGAGCAGGATGGCGATGATGCGGGTGAAGTAGATGTAACAAACAATCTGAAAGAGGAAGAAAATTAGGCAACCGGAGAGGAAATAACCCCAGCCGGAAACGATTTGAAGGCCAAATCCCACCATGACGTAGTAGTGACGGAAGAGCTTGAGCTTTTCCAAATTCATGGCGGCTGTGGAGGTCAAAGTCGAATCCGTCATTCGGTTGACAGCAATTCACTTGACAGACTCATAAATGAAAGACGCTCACCTTTTCCGTCCGTGCTCGAGGCCTCTTGGAGGTGACGGATGGACCTACAAAATAAATGTGCGGCATTTTCACGAGGGTTTTTAGTTTTACCCACCAAGTCTGAACACCGAAGTACtgcagggttcccactcttccacttgctttttatttatggagttttgagggctaatttagcctcttcttttttttttttaaaggactttTTCTTCATTAGGCAGGGGATTCACagtggatttaatgcccgctcagcaatatgcgggctgaacagaaagccaaaTATCACCGagttggtgttcaaatcattgctgccaaaggaagggcacgtctttatttttaggggcactcagcaaaccctttatttgacatactgtatgtcaatttttcattttcctacctgtattttaaattgagaaaatttaaaatttcaattgatttttgaatagaaaaatacatttgtaaggatttttgttgattttagaAGTTTTCCCTAAAAATTAAGGataattaagaacataatttgacaacttcttttttatggatttttttgaattttaggGACCCGTGAGAACCCTGCGTAGCAAGGCTCAAGACGCTGGCCACTGACCAGACGACAGGGAACAGGATGGCGCCGCAGCAGATGAGGTCGACCAGGAAGAGGATCTCCTTCCACAGCGGGTACTCGCTggagccttcctctgtggactcGATGATGATGTAGGCCACGTTGGCCAGGCACTGCGCGTGTGTACGGACACACCAATGAGTCAACAACCAAAACGACTACAAAGGGGACTTTACGACGACGCAGTGATGAGTTTCACCTGCAGCGGGATGACAATCATAAAGATTTTCTTCTCCTTATCAGACAGGATGTACTTGACAAAAGCCCAGCCGGTGCCGATCAGGGCCAGCGTGATGAACAGCAGCGCCCCCTTGAGCCTGGGAAACGTTGCGAGGAGAAAGCCGTCACGAGTCAACAAGACATTTGGATAAAAGCGGGAGAGGGAGACAGCGGGCTCACAGGTGAGTGATGTAATACATGACGGCCCAGCCTTCGATGGGGTGCCCCTCTGTGTTGATGAAGTGATAGTTGATCTGAAAGACAAAACCAAAGGTTGCAGGAGAAGAACTCGACCAAGGCCACCACATATACAAAATGGTCATCTCGGACCAAAATACAGACAAGATGCACGAGTACCCTATAAAGTGCAGCATTCTCCTCCTCCTGGTTTTAATCCCCATTTGCACGCTATACCTCAACGATATCGACTGATGCTTggttttaatcattttaataaaaatatttgattgggatttttgtcacattttcatttttgtgtctgtCTGTAGTGCTTTTGATGTTTTACCCGAAAGTAGTTTGAATCGTTTTATACATGAAATGCGCTGCACAAATGAACTTATTTTGCCTAAAAATATGCAGTATTTGtcaagtggggtggggggtaaaaacAGCACTCtgttatataaaataaaaacaactgttggaccttccttcttctgtatGGTCGTATAGTaattttgaaataaatacatttgaaataaacCTTGAAAGCTCATGTATGAAACTAATTGACAGTATCGCTATAATTATAGTTTGTCCaagtttgttttataaatgtgtcaatatttgaaaaaatattgaaacactGAGCCCGCAGGTCAgtctacacttttttttccaaattggaATTATTTTGTTAGTTTCCATGAACTCGAATAACCTTGAAATTCACAGAAAATTTGATCCCATAATCTTTTAGGACTTAATACCAAAGTCATATCCAGTCCTGActttttcaatgaataacaCCACTCATTTTGGGGGCATGAAAATGGCCACAGGCAGTGCGCGCTGCCGTTTGGACTCACGCTGTGGAAAACTAGTGAGGTGGACTTGGTGAAGGCCAGCGCCGCCATCAGCCAGTGGATCTTAAACACGCTGTACCTGCAGACGCAGCACAGCCAACGTTAGCCATCGCTCTGGTGCGACCGTCTGGTGAGAGTCCCGCCCGCGGTCACTTCCCGTACCTGTGCTTCATCAGCGTATACACCCACACCATGGCGGCGGCGAAGAAGACTCCGGCCATGCCGATATAGAGGCGCGAGAGCGGGATTTCGGCCGCCGACAAGAAGCCTCCGGGGTTCTTCTCTGTCATCTCCAGCTGCGAAGGAGGCACCGAGGGTCAAGGGAGCGTGCGGGATGGCGGTGGGTTTCGCGAGAGGCGACTCTAAACTCACGGTGAAGGAGTACGGCCGGTTGATGCCGGGAGCCATGTTCTGGCAGTAGTAGAAGTTTAAGTTGTACAGGCCTTCAGCCAGCAGGCCCAAAAGGAGGTGAAActgtggaagaggaagaggaggaggaggaggagctcagGGCCAAGCAAATACAACATCACCTGATGTGTTGAAGTTGCTCTTACGTCGAAGGCGTACGTGTCATTAACTTTCTCCAAAGCTAGCGTCAGCTGTTTGGTGGACGCCAACTAAACGCAAATACGCGTTAAGAGCGTTTTTTACAACCCCGCCACGGACACGCAAAGGAGTCATAAATCACCTGGAATTCAGTTGCCGTCTTTTCTGCCGTCTGATCTTCCTTCATCTGATTGACGGGCTCTGCATTTGTTTGCACCTTCGCCTCACCTGCTGTTTTCTCAGATATCTTATCACCGGCTTTTGTCTGCTCCGCCGGCTTAGCTGGCGTCGCAGCAGGAGCCTCTCGGATGGCCCGCTGACCTGAATGCCACAGAGATCCCAATTTGCAACTACTTGCACCCAGCAGTACATTTCTGTTTGCTTGAAGTCGTAAGCAGGTGAGCCTAAGGCCAACAATTAACACCCTTCGGTTTGGCGAGCAACCGCGGCAATAGGGCGCTTAAAAATCTGGCTCAAAACTGAAtagaagacaaagaaaaagtggAGTGCCCAAAACTCAAACATCAAAAAGTATAACCTCAAAtcgactaccgtattttccacactaaaaggcgcactggattatgaggcgcactttcaatgaaaggcctattttgtaattgttgTCATACATTGGGCATAAAAAGACGctatctacaatgcatccactagatggcgctacacTCAAGGAAACACCAGCAGAAATAACTATCAGCTGTCGGTAAaacctatttaataaagcagcgacacagttcacttaaccaacagcaagttcgaACATTGACGCGTTcacattgaactctcttgccgctgcccTATTtacgtgttcaactgcgaaaccgatcACCTTTGAACTCTGTGTtctcagcatgtctcgagcaaggagccatttcggGGGTCAAAATATTACTGTACTGACCATAcgcaaggtgcatcggattttacGGTGCGCTGTgaacttttaagaaaatggaaggcttttaggtgcgccttttagtgcggaaaatgcggTAAACTAAAATGTAAGTGATGGTGAAAAAGGACACGGACCTTTCTCTTTGGTCAGCACATTGGCCTTCAGTTTGCCGGTCAAGATGTTGTCCTGATCTCCGAGGACACGCACTTTGACACTACACAAGCGAGAGCACGGACAACCTTAAGAATCCGCTCACAATGACGCCCGCACTCACGCCCGTGCCCACACCCACCTGAGACTGCCGATGTCAATGAGAAAGAGGATGAGGGGTTCATTGTTGGTTACTTTCGTGAGTGTCAGAGGGCACGACTCCGTCTCTTCAGCCtttgaaatgggggggggggggtgcatgggGGAGGATGTCAACAGATGAATCATCGTTAGATTATTACCGCTGTCTAATGACAACCAGGCATGTCACGTTGCGTAAAAGCTTTCTCCCAGGAAGAATGAGCAAAGTATTTCATAAAAACACACCACAAACCATTAATAATGCACCATACGGTGTGAGTAAATGGCTTTTTATAAACGTCTTGTGAACAAAACAGCTGAGCGGTGATGTTCGCAACCTGAGCCCTTAGGGACtgggatgtcattttcagtcgacagcaagggACAGTTCAGGGTAAAATGGCTGCCCCGCTGAAATGGACAAAACTGGGTCAATTTCATctacttaattcatattccaaaaatgcacAATTCATCGGATGAACGcatttagactagtggggggaCATAAAACATCCTGTTaagacatttttgacttgactactTCTTAAAGAACCCTTGGTGTTCGTAGATGGACACATTTGACTGTCACCGGCAATGAGTTCTCTCGACTttgaggggaggaggagggaaagAGACACTGCAACCACAAATGCTTTTTTGCTCTGGTGATTAAGGTGCCTAATGCCAGCAGGTACTTGTTAGCCCCAAGAAAAACATGAGTAGCCCACGGGTCTGGTCTAAAAACAGCTCACCAGTGACGGGCAAGGACATTGCGACTTAAGAATTAAAAACAGAAGAAGAATgcgaacatttttcattc encodes:
- the LOC127613271 gene encoding protein GPR108, giving the protein MAGAHRAGVVAALLLVLLLDGSKARIHKLTLKNETRFFVHLNTFGFYANGTLDVNLHSLRLPQQLVNYSAYPVGFSFSRAHVSGVLSYTAEETESCPLTLTKVTNNEPLILFLIDIGSLSVKVRVLGDQDNILTGKLKANVLTKEKGQRAIREAPAATPAKPAEQTKAGDKISEKTAGEAKVQTNAEPVNQMKEDQTAEKTATEFQLASTKQLTLALEKVNDTYAFDFHLLLGLLAEGLYNLNFYYCQNMAPGINRPYSFTLEMTEKNPGGFLSAAEIPLSRLYIGMAGVFFAAAMVWVYTLMKHRYSVFKIHWLMAALAFTKSTSLVFHSINYHFINTEGHPIEGWAVMYYITHLLKGALLFITLALIGTGWAFVKYILSDKEKKIFMIVIPLQCLANVAYIIIESTEEGSSEYPLWKEILFLVDLICCGAILFPVVWSIRHLQEASSTDGKAAMNLEKLKLFRHYYVMIVCYIYFTRIIAILLKVTMPFQWQWCYEFLVEVSTLVFFVMTGYKFRPASNNPYLQLPQDEEDEEMDEIVTESGALEGISKVKKTSNGRERQKEATL